Within the Thermanaeromonas toyohensis ToBE genome, the region GGAAAATTGCTGGCATAAAGCCTTCTGGCAAGTGGTACCAGGAAGCGGGGGCGGGCATGGGACAGACTTTAAACATAGCTTCAGAGAAGGGCGCTTATACCCTTACCGACCGGGGAACTTACTTGGCTCTAAAGAAAACTTTAAGGCTGGCCATCCTTTTAGAAGGGGAGAGATCCCTCTTAAATATTTACCATATCATGCAGGTTAACCCAGAAAAATTCCCCCAGTTACCCATAAACAGCGAGGGGGCCAAGGCTTTGGTGGATTTCTTCATCTCCCCAGAGACTCAAAAAATGATTGGCGAATTCGGGAAAGACAAATACGGGGAACCCCTTTTCTTCCCAGATGCCGGTAAAAAAGAAGAAGAGTTAGGCAGGTAGAAGGCGCTGGAAATATTAGGCAAAAAGAGCCAGGAATATCAGGTAAAAAGAATAACGAAAGAAGAAAAGAGTAGCAAAGTATTTTTGGATAAATTAAGAGGCGGATTAAACACTAAAAGGGAAATCTTGGGAAGTGAAAAGGCATGGAGGCGCTCTGGGAAGGCCTTCTTTATGGGTTTAAGCTCCTTATAGGTTTGGATCCCGGTGTTTTAGAGGTTGTAATTTTAACCTTTAAAGTGAGCGGCCTGGCCACTTTGGTAAGCATTTTGATAGGAGTACCTTTGGGGTTTCTACTGGCTTTTACCTCTTTCCCAGGCCGGCGTTTTATCGTGAGCCTCATCAACACTTTCATGGGGCTTCCCCCTACGGTGGTGGGCCTATGGGTAAGCTTCCTCCTTTGGCGGAGCGGTCCCTTAGGGCGCTTAGGCCTTATCTATACTCCTACGGCTATGATCATAGCCCAGGCTGTTATTGCTGCCCCCTTGGTGATAGGCTTATCCATGGCTGCTTTTCAGCAATTACCTGCCCGGCTTCCAGTCCAGATTCTAGCCCTGGGCGCCTCCCAGACCCAACTTTTCTGGTTTTTGCTGAGGGAAGGGCGCCTGGGTCTCCTAGCCGCAGTAATCGCAGGTTTCGGGGGTGTGATATCTGAAGTAGGCGCTTCTCTAATGGTAGGAGGTAACATCCTCCACCAGACGCGGGTTTTAACTACGGCCATAGTTATGGAAGTAAGCCGGGGCAACTTTCCTATGGCCTGGGCCTTAAGCTATATTCTCCTGGGTTTAAGCTTTAGCATAACAGCGGTTTTGACTCTGCTCCAACAAGGGAGGCGGAAAGCGTGGGGTTAAACTTACGTTTAGAAGGAATTAAAGTAGTAAAGGGAGGCCGCCAGGTGCTAGCGGTGGATGAACTTTATATCGCAGGGGGAGAAGTCTGGGGGTTGCTGGGGCCCAATGGAGCAGGTAAGAGCACCCTCTTGCAGGTGGTAGCCCTCTTAGAAAGGCCAGACCAGGGCCGTCTTTACTTCGATGGCGAGCCCATTATCTGGCGACGCCGGGAGTTATTGAGACTTAGGAGGAGGCTTTCCCTGGTCTTTCAAGAACCCCTCCTTCTTAGCACGACTGTATATCAAAATGTGGCTCTGGGCTTACGCTTCCGGGGGATGGAGGAAAAAGAGATAAGCCGAAGGGTAGAAGGATGGCTTAAGCTTTTGGGTTTAAGCCATCTGGCTTCCCGTTATCCTTGGGAATTATCGGGGGGCGAAGCCAGGAAAGTTAGCCTGGCTCGGGCTTTAGTGCTGGAACCCCACCTTTTACTCTTGGATGAGCCCTTTACTGGTCTAGATCTTCCTACCCGCACCCTTTTCCTAGAGGAACTCCGCCGTATAGTTAAAGAGAGGAACATCACAGTTCTCTTTGTTACCCATGATTATACCGAGCTTCCCCTGCTGGCTGACCGGGTAGTCCTCCTTTCGGAAGGAAGGATTTTAAGCACAGGGCGGCCGGAAGATTTGGTATCTCTCCTGCCAGGAGCAAGATCCCTGCCTGGGCCTGGACAAAGGTTCCTTCCATTCGTTACAATACAATCAGGGGGTTAGCCCTAAGAATAAAAGAATAGAGGAAGCGGAAGATGCCAGGCAAAATTTTAGTAGTGGATGATGAACCTGCCATTTTAGAACTGGTAACTTATAATCTAGAACAGGCGGGCTTTTCTACCCTCACGGCCACTGATGGGGAAACGGCTTTAAAGTTGGTAGAGGCTGAAAAGCCCGACCTAGTTATCCTAGATATCATGCTTCCTAAGATCGATGGATTCGAGGTATGCCGCACTATTAGGGCCCGCCATAATACACCTATCCTTATGCTTACGGCGAGGAGGGAAGAGGTGGACCGGGTGCTAGGCCTTGAATTAGGGGCCGATGATTATCTAGTCAAGCCCTTCAGCCCCCGGGAGCTCGTGGCTAGGGTCCGGGCAATACTACGCCGGGTAGCTGAAGCTGGTGGCCGGAAGGATGGCCTTATAATTGTAGGTGATTTAGTCATCAACCCAGAAAGCCATGAAGTCCAGGTAAGGGGGAAACCGGTAGAGCTCACCTTAAAGGAATACCAGCTTCTAAAGTTCCTAGCGGAGAATCCTGGGCGGGTTTTTACCCGCGAAGCCCTGCTAGATAGGTTGTGGGAAGGGGACTATTTTGGAGATACCCGTACCATAGATGTGCATATCCGCCACTTGAGGGAAAAAATAGAAGAAGATCCCAGCAACCCCCGTTATATCTTAACCGTACGGGGAGTAGGGTATAAGTTCCGCGAAAAGTGATCTCCCCCGTGGAAGGGTAGGGCTTCCCGCCTTGTAAGACTTAAGGGAATTCCTCTTAAACCCGTGCCTTAAACTTGGTGGCGCGGGTTTTGTTTTACTTTCATAAGGGCTCGGGTTAGGGCGCTATAGATATCAGCGCGGTACTGGGTTTCCAGCATGGATGCTTTAGTGTACAAGGCCCCCTTTTCCCTCACCACGTACCGGGGCGGTAGCTCATTTAGGGCCAGGGCTGCTATATCATACCGGCAAATTTCGCACTTACAGGCTTCGGGGTCCTGTTCTAACACGGTATCTAGCAATTCCCACACGCAATCTTCCATATAGTTTTTAAGGGTAAGTTCCTTAGGCACTGCCTCTCGCTCCTTTAAGATTACCTAAGTTTACTTTAAGTAACTTCACCAAGGGATTCGTTCCTTAAGGTTTTCTTTCCTTCACGGGGGAAAAATAATTTTTTAGAGGGAGACTTATGGGTGTATATCTTATCGGCGGAAACGAAGATCGAGAAGAGCGCTGCGAGGTTTTACGGGGGTTTTTGGAGGCTGGTGGGGGAGACCAGGCCGAGGTGGTGGTTATACCGGTGGCCTCTCAGAACATGGAGGAGGCCGGGGAGGTATATTTACGGCTTTTTACCCGCCTGGGCGCAAAACGGGTAGAAGCTGTAGCCCCGACTACGCGGAAGGAGGCTAACCAGGAGGCCCTGGAGCGCTTGGTAGAGAAAGCTAAAGCAGTATTCTTTACTGGCGGGGACCAATTAAGGCTCACTTCCCTTTTAGGAGGAACCAACTTGGACCGTGCCTTGCACCGGGCCTTCCAGCGCGGTACTTTAATGGGGGGTACTAGCGCGGGTGCGGCGGCCATGAGTTCCACCATGATCGTAGCTGGAGAGGGGGAAGTAGCACCTCAAGTTGA harbors:
- a CDS encoding response regulator transcription factor: MPGKILVVDDEPAILELVTYNLEQAGFSTLTATDGETALKLVEAEKPDLVILDIMLPKIDGFEVCRTIRARHNTPILMLTARREEVDRVLGLELGADDYLVKPFSPRELVARVRAILRRVAEAGGRKDGLIIVGDLVINPESHEVQVRGKPVELTLKEYQLLKFLAENPGRVFTREALLDRLWEGDYFGDTRTIDVHIRHLREKIEEDPSNPRYILTVRGVGYKFREK
- a CDS encoding ATP-binding cassette domain-containing protein; this encodes MGLNLRLEGIKVVKGGRQVLAVDELYIAGGEVWGLLGPNGAGKSTLLQVVALLERPDQGRLYFDGEPIIWRRRELLRLRRRLSLVFQEPLLLSTTVYQNVALGLRFRGMEEKEISRRVEGWLKLLGLSHLASRYPWELSGGEARKVSLARALVLEPHLLLLDEPFTGLDLPTRTLFLEELRRIVKERNITVLFVTHDYTELPLLADRVVLLSEGRILSTGRPEDLVSLLPGARSLPGPGQRFLPFVTIQSGG
- a CDS encoding late competence development ComFB family protein, which codes for MPKELTLKNYMEDCVWELLDTVLEQDPEACKCEICRYDIAALALNELPPRYVVREKGALYTKASMLETQYRADIYSALTRALMKVKQNPRHQV
- a CDS encoding ABC transporter permease, with protein sequence MEALWEGLLYGFKLLIGLDPGVLEVVILTFKVSGLATLVSILIGVPLGFLLAFTSFPGRRFIVSLINTFMGLPPTVVGLWVSFLLWRSGPLGRLGLIYTPTAMIIAQAVIAAPLVIGLSMAAFQQLPARLPVQILALGASQTQLFWFLLREGRLGLLAAVIAGFGGVISEVGASLMVGGNILHQTRVLTTAIVMEVSRGNFPMAWALSYILLGLSFSITAVLTLLQQGRRKAWG
- a CDS encoding cyanophycinase, giving the protein MGVYLIGGNEDREERCEVLRGFLEAGGGDQAEVVVIPVASQNMEEAGEVYLRLFTRLGAKRVEAVAPTTRKEANQEALERLVEKAKAVFFTGGDQLRLTSLLGGTNLDRALHRAFQRGTLMGGTSAGAAAMSSTMIVAGEGEVAPQVDVVRMAPGLGFIREVIIDQHFAQRGRLGRLLAAIAYNPYILGLGIDEDTAVWVDGDRLQVLGRGTVTVVDGRGIEHTNISIAGPKPLALTGVALHVLPAGYGFNLDTRCPLPPLS